The following DNA comes from Dehalococcoidia bacterium.
CCGCGCTTAAGCTCCTCTCATCGGCGAGAGACCGTCCCCCTCTCCCTGCAGCACCTCCTCGACTGCCATCTTCAGGATGTGCAAAGCCGGCCCCGAGGGGCCGGCAGATGCGGGAGGGAGACGCCCTATGCGGCGACCAATTGCTTCTGCGGCTGCCCCACCGTCAGGGGGATCACTCGCGTCCGCGCCGCCGCTGTCTTCGGCGCAGTGATCCAGAGGACGCCGTTCTCCAGCCTCGCCTCGATCCCATTCGGATCGATCTCAGCGCTCAGCGTGATCTCGCGTTGGAACCGGCTCGGCCCATACTCGCACCAGACCGGACGAGCATTCTCCCGTTCGAACGGGGCAAGCTCGCCGCTGATCCGGATCGTCGAGTTATGGCAGGTCAAGTTCAGCTGCTCCGGCGCCAGACCCGGCACCAGCGCCTGAACATAGAAGTTATCGTGGTCTTCCCACACATTTACCGGAACTGACTGAATCTCCGCACGCGCCCCCTCACCAAAGGACGACAGCATGCGCTTGGCAAGATAATCCAGCGTCACAAACGCGGGATCATTAAAGATCGAGTATGCCAGCGTCATCGCCACCTCCTTTCGTAGAATTGGCCGTACGTTTCAGACAGCCAATTCCTATCTATATCAGATCGAACAGACTGTCAAGAGGTCAAGATTAGCGTTCCATTAGAGATCTCTCGAAGATGCACTATAGGACACAGCGATCGCACAAACGGATTTCCTGCAAAGAAAACAGACGAGGGCATTCCCTGCGAGGAGAGGAGGGCTGCAAGCCATCCACACTATGCCGAGTGCGGAAATAGAGGCACATGCGGGCAGCTGGGCACTAATGCGTCATTAATTGAGCCAAGCGGGCGGCTTTCTGCATTTCAAGCAGCCAGCCGCTCGATTGCGCCTATCATCTCGTCTGAGCGCGCCATCATGTGGCCAACGCTGCAAAGAGAGGGGAATACCGCCGGGTCCCGTCCCCGCGCTCTGGCGAGCAGGGCGCTCACGCGCCGCCTCACCGCTCCTGGTCGAGGAAGTCGCGGACGATCGCCGCGATCGCCGGAGCGTGCAGGGTGAGCATCCCATGCCCCATCTCCGGCAGTTCGAGCAGCCGGCCGTTCCGAATGTAGGCTGCGGCACGGCGGGTCGGCTCGACGAGGTCATCATTCGGACAGAGCACGAGCACCGGCTGCTCGACCTTCGGCAGGTTGTCGGCGTGGTGATAGTCGAAGGCGGCGCGATGCCCCCACCAGCTCCGTTCGCCGCCGCGCAAGCTCTCCGCGACCTCGCGCTGCACCATCTCCAGGGTCATCCCCGGCCCGCGCCACTCGTAAATCGCCTTCCAGCGCCGGACGAGATGCGACCCATCCTCCGCCAGCGGCTCCGGCTTGCCCATCGTCTGCCGCTGGCGGGCGAGCTCCTCGTCGGTATAGATCGGCGCTGAAACGAGCACCAGATGGGCAACGCGTTCCGGCGCCGTCAACGCTGTTTCGACCGCGATCTTCGAGCCGGTGTGATAGCCCATCAGGTCAACCTGCTCGAGGCCGAGCGCGTCTATCACCTCGATCATGGCGAGCGCATAGTCATGAATTGTTGGCGGCGCAGGAGGGGGGTCCGACTCGCCGAAGCCGGGCGTATCGGGAGCGACCGCAATCCGGTCGTTTCCCATCTCTTCGAGAAAGGCGGTGTACATCCGTCCTGACCCGGGCGAGAGATGAAAACAGACAAGAGGGCGCTTGGGAGTGACGCCCGCGGGCGGCCGGGCGATCCGCAGATGAAGCTGCCCATAGCGACCGTCGATATACAGCCGACGCACCGCGCTCATGCTACGCGTCCTTCCTCCGGGAGCGGCAAGTCCGCAAGGAAGGTGCGCCAGAGAGAGACCGCATGGGAAAAGCCCTCCGGCGTCGAGCGAGGATGGGTTACATACGCGACGGCGTTCGGCGTCAGGCGTTTCCCCTCTTCGAGGAAAACCCGCAGCGGGTCGGTCGGGCTTGCGCAATGCATAGTCGGCGCCTGGATCAGCGGCAACCGCTCCCGGGTAGGGTAGGCGAATGCCGCCCGGTAGGATTTATGGTACGTTTTCCCGCCCTTGATGAACTCGACGAAGCTCCGGTGCATCGCCTCGGGGTCTGCCAGCCCGGCCCGCCGCGCGCTCGCCGCTGTCCGGTCAAAGTAAGGGTAGAAGAGCTGCATGTCGCGCAGCTGGTTCCATGCCCAGATGAGATGATCGCCGTAGGAACTGAGCCGGAGCGGGATCGGATAGTTCTCGATCAGCCACTTCGTTTTCTCTGGGTCGTAGAGCGTGATGCCGTCCAAGATCAGATGCTTGACCTGAGCAGGCCGCTTGATGGCGATGTCGATGGCGATCATGGCGCCTGTATGGGAACCAAGGAGGTCATACTCCGGCCAGCCAAGCTGATCGATGGCTTCTAGAAGCACGTCGGCAAGGTCGCCGATCTCCGGCGTGCCGGGGAGCGGCGCCGAGTCGCCATTGCAGGGGTTGTCAAACGTGACCACCGGGCGGTCCAGGCCAAAGCGGAGCAGCAGCGGCTCCATGCTTAGGCTTGAGCCGGGCGAAGCATGGAGGATGACAAGGGGGCGTTCCGGGCCCTCGCCGCTTTTGCGCATCAGCACTTGGCCGACCGAGGTCAGCGCATAGTCGCGGCGCACCTCGCTCACGAGGAACGGCACGGGCGGCGGCGGCGGGGGCGGCGGCAGCGTCTCCTCCCCGCCAAGGAACTCGACGATCTTGGCCGCGAACGCGCCGTCCTCGCCGTCGTCGACAATCTCGTTCAACACGGTGTCCGGCAGCCTGCCAACGCGATCGAGATACCTCCGCAACGGGTCGTGAGCGCGCGTAAACAGCGCCGTCGGAACCGTCACTTTCTGAAGAGCAGCGACCGCATCGTATCGGAACGCTGCGCGATACCCTTTCCGGTAGTGATTTCCCGCCCGCAGCATATCGACGAAGTGGTCGTGCAGCACCTCATCCGAGGGCACGCCGCGCAGCAGCCGCCCCTCCGGCGTTCGGTTAAACCACGGCCAGAAGAGCGTCATATCCCGCCGCATCGTCCACTGCTGCACGAGGTGGCTGCCATCCGAAACAGGAATGAAGAATGGCGTGTAATTGTCGAGCAGCCATTGGACCGTCTCGGGCGGGTAGGCGCCGACGCCGTCGAGGACGAGCCGGCGCACGCGATGGGGATAGCGGATCGCGAACTCTAAGGCGATCTTCGTTCCCGTATGCGAGCCAAACAGGTTACAGCGGCTCACGCCGAGGGCGTCGAGCGTTTCGGCGAGCGCTTCGGCGAAATCGCCGATCGTCGGCTCCTCTGCTTCGAGCGGCGACGACTCTCCGTAGCCGGGGGTGTCGGGAGCGATGACGGTGTAGCGCTCGCTCAAACGAGCAATTAACGGCTCCAGCGACCAAGAGCTCCCCGGCGAGGCATGGATCATCACCAAGGGCGGGCCGTCGCCCGCGCGCCGATAGTGAACCCGCCGCTCGCCTGCGTGGGCATAGTGCTTCAGGAGTGTGGCCATTGCCCCCCCACATGCTGGTGTCTCGCTCGCGGTCAGCATACATCGTCGCGATCACCAGCGCGCGCCTGCCGAGGCAGAGGAGACCTTCCCTCGTCATCCACTCGCCCGCTGCA
Coding sequences within:
- a CDS encoding alpha/beta hydrolase, yielding MATLLKHYAHAGERRVHYRRAGDGPPLVMIHASPGSSWSLEPLIARLSERYTVIAPDTPGYGESSPLEAEEPTIGDFAEALAETLDALGVSRCNLFGSHTGTKIALEFAIRYPHRVRRLVLDGVGAYPPETVQWLLDNYTPFFIPVSDGSHLVQQWTMRRDMTLFWPWFNRTPEGRLLRGVPSDEVLHDHFVDMLRAGNHYRKGYRAAFRYDAVAALQKVTVPTALFTRAHDPLRRYLDRVGRLPDTVLNEIVDDGEDGAFAAKIVEFLGGEETLPPPPPPPPVPFLVSEVRRDYALTSVGQVLMRKSGEGPERPLVILHASPGSSLSMEPLLLRFGLDRPVVTFDNPCNGDSAPLPGTPEIGDLADVLLEAIDQLGWPEYDLLGSHTGAMIAIDIAIKRPAQVKHLILDGITLYDPEKTKWLIENYPIPLRLSSYGDHLIWAWNQLRDMQLFYPYFDRTAASARRAGLADPEAMHRSFVEFIKGGKTYHKSYRAAFAYPTRERLPLIQAPTMHCASPTDPLRVFLEEGKRLTPNAVAYVTHPRSTPEGFSHAVSLWRTFLADLPLPEEGRVA
- a CDS encoding Hsp20/alpha crystallin family protein; this encodes MTLAYSIFNDPAFVTLDYLAKRMLSSFGEGARAEIQSVPVNVWEDHDNFYVQALVPGLAPEQLNLTCHNSTIRISGELAPFERENARPVWCEYGPSRFQREITLSAEIDPNGIEARLENGVLWITAPKTAAARTRVIPLTVGQPQKQLVAA
- a CDS encoding alpha/beta hydrolase translates to MSAVRRLYIDGRYGQLHLRIARPPAGVTPKRPLVCFHLSPGSGRMYTAFLEEMGNDRIAVAPDTPGFGESDPPPAPPTIHDYALAMIEVIDALGLEQVDLMGYHTGSKIAVETALTAPERVAHLVLVSAPIYTDEELARQRQTMGKPEPLAEDGSHLVRRWKAIYEWRGPGMTLEMVQREVAESLRGGERSWWGHRAAFDYHHADNLPKVEQPVLVLCPNDDLVEPTRRAAAYIRNGRLLELPEMGHGMLTLHAPAIAAIVRDFLDQER